The following proteins are encoded in a genomic region of Tenebrio molitor chromosome 7, icTenMoli1.1, whole genome shotgun sequence:
- the LOC138135135 gene encoding uncharacterized protein CG45076-like gives MSKFFVVFIVCLAVAVAKQQKLSVAFQEPEAQSTSLIDTFKFRNDHSSFGAKKYTSSAELTSLAHSSAQQARTAVRNQQTAGLQASVGAQSGYTRAAAEAASAAQVALVAKQVIVQNLQRHIEDAEHQLQAEQAQYQQSLQAANAAQNAVQQSQGQLSSATAALAAIQQSVTQTERAASAASTAAAAQHEMIQEAQQRLGRLHLRLNEALAGLQETQVSAQRAAAAAQLAQNNAAASAQLAVVNTASSQTDEHDSASYYH, from the exons atgtctaaattttttgttgttttcatcGTTTGTTTAG CGGTTGCCGTCgccaaacaacaaaaattgagCGTGGCTTTCCAAGAACCAGAAGCCCAGTCCACTTCTTTAATAGAtacttttaaatttagaaatgaTCATTCAAGTTTCGGTGCCAAGAAGTATACCTCAAGCGCTGAACTTACTAGCTTAGCCCACTCATCAGCCCAACAAGCTAGAACTGCTGTACGTAACCAACAAACTGCTGGCCTACAAGCTTCTGTAGGAGCTCAAAGTGGCTACACTCGTGCCGCTGCCGAAGCGGCATCTGCTGCTCAAGTAGCTCTTGTAGCTAAGCAAGTCATCGTTCAAAATCTCCAACGTCACATCGAGGATGCTGAACACCAATTGCAAGCCGAACAAGCACAATACCAACAATCTCTCCAAGCCGCCAATGCTGCCCAAAATGCTGTCCAACAGAGCCAAGGGCAACTAAGCTCAGCCACTGCTGCCCTCGCCGCCATCCAACAGTCCGTCACTCAAACGGAACGTGCCGCATCTGCTGCCTCCACAGCTGCGGCTGCTCAGCATGAGATGATACAAGAAGCTCAACAGCGTCTGGGACGACTGCATCTGAGATTAAATGAAGCTTTAGCTGGACTTCAAGAGACCCAAGTGTCGGCTCAAAGAGCTGCTGCTGCTGCGCAGTTAGCCCAAAACAATGCCGCTGCTTCTGCGCAACTCGCGGTGGTAAACACTGCGAGTAGTCAAACTGATGAGCATGACTCTGCCAGCTACTATCACTGA